Proteins encoded within one genomic window of Actinoplanes octamycinicus:
- a CDS encoding baeRF10 domain-containing protein, with protein sequence MIRAEDLHDLARLHDPSGVLSVYATVDPQAENAVPAPWQVTIPRLLADLGRHATGPVRNRLEAIEPELKTLLDAGVAGRGRALFATVDGGAVRLLRVQSALTDTVRLAGSAYLRPLAVAYSAAAPAGIVAVGGHGLRVVDCRLGWAELVGAAEYRPGTRSRTPNRRSGSQRDRHEHRATAHLERFLTGCGSGLAGFGARPDWEHLLVTGDTELVTAFAARLPDLPHTEVVRAHHVAAAALPAPRIAALVATDLRAARQHTHLRLAVMARDIAHAGGAATAGPEDTLRAAAQGRIRRLLLDGAARLADRYGAGAELDELLIEQTYRAGGAVTIVGGPAAEALAGCAGVAALLHP encoded by the coding sequence GTGATCCGCGCAGAGGACCTGCACGATCTCGCTCGCCTGCACGATCCGTCCGGGGTCCTCTCGGTGTATGCCACCGTCGATCCCCAGGCGGAGAACGCCGTCCCGGCACCCTGGCAGGTGACCATCCCGCGTCTGCTGGCCGACCTGGGCCGGCATGCCACTGGCCCGGTGCGGAACCGGCTCGAGGCGATCGAGCCGGAGTTGAAAACCCTCCTGGACGCCGGCGTCGCGGGGCGGGGCCGGGCGCTGTTCGCGACGGTGGACGGCGGAGCGGTGCGCCTGCTGCGGGTTCAGTCGGCGCTGACGGACACAGTCCGGCTCGCCGGGTCGGCATATCTGCGTCCGCTTGCCGTGGCGTACAGCGCGGCGGCTCCGGCCGGGATCGTCGCGGTGGGCGGGCACGGTCTGCGCGTGGTGGACTGCCGGCTCGGCTGGGCGGAGCTGGTCGGGGCCGCCGAATACCGGCCCGGCACCCGGTCCCGCACGCCGAACCGCCGCAGCGGCAGTCAACGCGATCGGCATGAACATCGGGCGACTGCCCATCTGGAACGGTTCCTCACCGGCTGCGGGTCCGGACTGGCCGGGTTCGGCGCCCGCCCGGACTGGGAGCACTTGCTGGTGACCGGCGACACCGAGCTGGTCACGGCCTTCGCCGCGCGGCTGCCGGATCTGCCGCACACCGAGGTGGTCAGGGCACACCACGTGGCTGCCGCCGCGCTGCCGGCGCCGCGGATCGCCGCCCTGGTGGCGACCGACCTGCGGGCCGCCCGCCAGCACACGCATCTAAGGCTGGCCGTGATGGCCCGGGACATCGCGCACGCCGGTGGCGCGGCGACCGCCGGACCCGAGGACACCCTGCGGGCTGCGGCCCAGGGCCGGATCCGGCGTCTGCTGCTCGACGGCGCCGCCCGGCTGGCCGACCGGTACGGCGCCGGGGCCGAGCTGGACGAGCTACTGATCGAGCAGACCTACCGGGCCGGCGGCGCGGTCACCATCGTCGGCGGCCCGGCCGCCGAGGCGCTGGCCGGCTGTGCGGGCGTCGCGGCTCTGCTTCACCCCTGA
- a CDS encoding ArsC/Spx/MgsR family protein: MEIWINPDCSKCRSALSILDAERAQYTVRHYLEQPPTVAELREVLGRLGLEPWHIVRPGEPIAAELGIADWPHDEAGRDRWLAAMAAHPALIQRPIITAEDGTATVARTPDAVREALSRPALDRRTH; the protein is encoded by the coding sequence ATGGAGATCTGGATCAACCCGGACTGCTCGAAGTGCCGCTCGGCACTGTCGATCCTCGACGCTGAGCGGGCCCAGTACACGGTGCGCCACTATCTGGAGCAGCCGCCCACCGTCGCCGAGCTGCGGGAGGTGCTGGGCCGCCTCGGACTGGAGCCGTGGCACATCGTCCGGCCCGGCGAGCCGATCGCGGCCGAACTCGGCATCGCGGACTGGCCGCACGACGAAGCCGGCCGGGATCGGTGGCTCGCGGCGATGGCCGCGCATCCCGCCCTCATCCAGCGTCCGATCATCACGGCCGAGGACGGCACGGCGACGGTGGCCCGCACCCCGGATGCGGTTCGCGAGGCGCTGTCCCGCCCGGCTTTAGACCGACGAACGCACTGA
- a CDS encoding cupin domain-containing protein, whose protein sequence is MTSSFETKRLPSEADVVAPDGSDVRILLRLPAGSLAHFSLPPRGTSVATKHRTISEIWYFLSGAGLMWRRHGDHDRTVDVQAGTALTIPVGTEFQFRSTSDEPLVAVGITMPPWPGSGEAEVISGPWPATVDGGPI, encoded by the coding sequence ATGACCTCATCCTTCGAAACGAAGCGGCTCCCCTCCGAGGCCGATGTGGTCGCCCCGGATGGATCCGACGTCCGCATCCTGCTCCGGTTGCCGGCCGGCAGCCTGGCTCACTTCTCGCTGCCGCCGAGGGGCACCTCCGTGGCTACCAAGCATCGGACGATCTCCGAGATCTGGTACTTCCTGTCCGGGGCCGGGCTCATGTGGCGGCGCCACGGCGATCACGACAGGACTGTCGACGTGCAGGCCGGAACCGCACTCACGATTCCGGTGGGTACGGAGTTCCAGTTCCGATCGACCAGCGACGAGCCGCTCGTCGCGGTGGGAATCACCATGCCGCCCTGGCCGGGCTCCGGCGAGGCCGAGGTCATATCCGGTCCCTGGCCGGCGACCGTGGACGGAGGTCCGATATAG
- a CDS encoding CoA-binding protein — MSTMKDAASEFLARKRVAVTGVSRTPKGHGSNVVYQRLRDRGYQVFAINPNADQVEGDRCYPDLSSVPEEIEAVVIGTRPELADATMRECVDLGIRYVWMHRGPGAGSVSASATEYGRQHGVTVIDGGCPCMFDPTADVGHKIARLILSATGGVPRTIRTD; from the coding sequence ATGAGCACCATGAAGGACGCCGCGTCCGAGTTCCTCGCCAGGAAGCGCGTCGCGGTCACCGGCGTGTCCCGCACGCCGAAGGGGCATGGCAGCAACGTCGTGTACCAGCGGCTGCGCGACCGCGGCTACCAGGTCTTCGCGATCAATCCGAACGCCGACCAGGTCGAGGGCGACCGTTGTTACCCGGATCTCTCCTCGGTTCCCGAGGAGATCGAGGCGGTCGTGATCGGGACCCGGCCGGAGCTGGCCGACGCCACCATGCGCGAGTGCGTCGACCTCGGCATCCGGTACGTATGGATGCACCGCGGCCCGGGCGCCGGCAGTGTGTCCGCGTCGGCGACCGAGTACGGCCGCCAGCACGGCGTGACGGTCATCGACGGCGGTTGCCCCTGCATGTTCGACCCGACCGCCGATGTCGGACACAAGATCGCGCGCCTGATCCTCTCGGCCACCGGCGGCGTTCCCCGCACCATCCGGACCGACTGA
- a CDS encoding nitroreductase has translation MSASERTHRHEAVRQFTKHVLNPAMRKVAGRRHWYAAALHHIGRTSGRAYLTPVVAEPVPGGFIIPMPYGTGVDWLGNLRAAGRGTIDLHGRRSTITGFQVIGPDVALPRVRPARRRVWRRLNVKEFLYADAVQDS, from the coding sequence ATGTCGGCCAGCGAGAGGACCCATCGCCACGAAGCGGTGCGCCAGTTCACCAAGCACGTGCTCAACCCGGCGATGCGCAAGGTCGCGGGGCGGCGGCACTGGTATGCGGCGGCGCTGCACCACATCGGCCGTACATCGGGTCGCGCCTACCTCACACCCGTGGTCGCCGAGCCGGTGCCGGGCGGATTCATCATCCCGATGCCCTACGGCACCGGTGTGGACTGGCTGGGAAACCTGCGCGCCGCCGGTCGGGGGACGATCGACCTGCACGGCCGGCGTTCCACCATCACCGGCTTTCAGGTGATCGGCCCGGACGTGGCGCTGCCCAGAGTCCGGCCCGCCCGGCGCCGGGTGTGGCGGCGGCTCAACGTCAAGGAGTTCCTGTACGCCGACGCCGTTCAGGACTCGTGA
- a CDS encoding M48 family metalloprotease: MAEADAGAGRAISRPRPHVLALPAAGIARFALLAVALLVAGAFSGTWFHLLVGGERYEANVVACQADARTATRDLPGPLAAIARVAREDWCQAGEERRRAAFMLGGVLLTAAGAAVIVLAGPAVRERRRRLRPANPASPAARYAARLAAEMGLRRPPRVRIGRLDQKDAYSYGRPGAYRIALPKALLVARVENPAVFDAVLRHELAHLRHGDVAWSRLATSIWYLLAPMMTAPVVVALAGPGRSLLPEYLWRAAALAVAVEMVVAATLRDREFDADLSAAGRDRVEAVASALGSAPHTGGRWHVRGPLARHPVRERRLAVLRHPELATRVTFADGMMAGFLAATAGPLLVELVFTGLAGSGRQSWAYVAAALAAGLLLGAVAGLALLRAAVVGRAAGIRFPVARVALGVGIGVPLGQVVSLAGAGTGRLAGLDDPLWLLATAGFAVGATVLCAATATLLADAAGRAGTSRAVWLPAVAFGTAAYTAAMWISERVEFVGDRLGGEGLLVWAVTALNAPLVIVAATVMTVIVAGAAVAGGSARGPAWLTPGSPTADPPGRRWSPPRTYAVAALAAGAASGVAAGLVMIVNRLLRGAAADVAEQVTRYYTAVWIAAAAAVTVMLVLCAMAPERGAALAALGGPVAAGGALLALAGISTVQGLPPGPDALAHFGKLSLPLAAVLAMLAATSAVALPAAWRARSPRAALAGGGHRDPVRAGRAAVVAAASTVLIAGTIAARPAELIPPVLLTAQADQGPPTDAGTTAVHPFRQAGVSP; this comes from the coding sequence ATGGCGGAGGCCGATGCCGGCGCCGGGCGCGCGATTTCGCGTCCTCGCCCTCACGTGCTGGCCCTGCCGGCCGCCGGCATCGCGCGGTTCGCCCTGCTGGCGGTGGCGCTGCTGGTCGCCGGCGCGTTCAGCGGGACCTGGTTTCACCTGCTGGTCGGCGGTGAACGGTACGAGGCGAACGTGGTGGCCTGCCAGGCCGACGCCCGCACGGCTACCCGGGACCTGCCCGGCCCGCTGGCCGCGATCGCCCGGGTCGCCCGGGAGGACTGGTGCCAGGCCGGTGAGGAACGCCGCCGGGCCGCGTTCATGCTCGGCGGGGTCCTCCTCACCGCGGCCGGCGCCGCCGTGATCGTGCTGGCCGGCCCAGCGGTGCGCGAGCGGCGGCGCCGGCTACGGCCAGCAAACCCGGCGAGCCCGGCCGCCCGGTACGCGGCCCGGCTCGCCGCCGAGATGGGACTGCGGCGGCCGCCTCGGGTGCGGATCGGACGCCTGGACCAGAAGGACGCGTATTCGTACGGCCGGCCCGGTGCCTACCGGATCGCCCTGCCGAAGGCCCTGCTGGTCGCCCGCGTCGAGAATCCGGCCGTGTTCGACGCGGTACTGCGGCACGAACTGGCCCATCTGCGCCACGGCGATGTGGCGTGGTCGCGGCTGGCCACCTCCATCTGGTATCTGCTGGCGCCGATGATGACGGCCCCGGTCGTGGTGGCGCTGGCCGGCCCTGGCCGGTCTCTGCTACCGGAGTACCTGTGGCGGGCCGCCGCGCTGGCGGTGGCGGTGGAAATGGTGGTCGCGGCGACGCTGCGCGATCGTGAGTTCGACGCCGATCTTTCCGCGGCTGGCCGCGACCGGGTCGAAGCGGTGGCCTCCGCCCTCGGCTCCGCCCCGCACACCGGGGGCAGGTGGCACGTGCGGGGACCGCTGGCCCGGCACCCCGTGAGGGAACGGAGGCTTGCCGTGTTGCGCCACCCGGAGCTGGCGACCAGGGTGACGTTCGCCGATGGGATGATGGCCGGGTTCCTCGCCGCCACGGCAGGGCCACTGCTGGTGGAGCTGGTCTTCACGGGCCTGGCCGGTTCCGGGCGGCAATCGTGGGCGTACGTCGCCGCGGCCCTCGCCGCAGGCCTGCTCCTCGGGGCGGTTGCCGGCCTGGCCCTGCTCCGTGCGGCGGTCGTCGGACGTGCGGCCGGCATCCGGTTTCCGGTCGCGCGGGTGGCCCTCGGCGTCGGGATCGGCGTGCCGCTGGGCCAGGTGGTCAGCCTGGCCGGTGCGGGAACGGGCCGGTTGGCGGGGCTCGACGATCCGCTGTGGCTGCTCGCCACGGCTGGTTTCGCGGTGGGCGCGACCGTACTGTGCGCGGCGACGGCGACGCTGCTCGCTGACGCGGCCGGCCGTGCCGGTACCTCGCGGGCGGTCTGGCTGCCCGCCGTGGCGTTCGGGACGGCCGCGTACACGGCCGCGATGTGGATTTCCGAGCGGGTGGAATTCGTCGGCGACAGGCTGGGCGGCGAAGGGTTGCTGGTCTGGGCCGTGACCGCATTGAACGCGCCGCTGGTGATCGTGGCGGCGACGGTGATGACGGTGATCGTGGCAGGTGCCGCCGTCGCGGGTGGATCGGCACGCGGCCCGGCCTGGCTGACTCCGGGATCACCGACGGCGGATCCGCCCGGCCGGCGGTGGTCCCCGCCGCGGACGTACGCGGTTGCCGCGCTGGCAGCCGGCGCGGCGTCCGGGGTGGCTGCCGGCCTTGTCATGATCGTCAATCGCCTTCTCCGAGGCGCCGCCGCCGATGTCGCGGAGCAGGTGACCCGCTACTACACGGCGGTGTGGATCGCCGCGGCCGCCGCGGTCACGGTCATGCTGGTGCTGTGCGCGATGGCGCCGGAACGAGGGGCCGCCCTTGCCGCCCTCGGTGGACCCGTCGCGGCCGGTGGCGCGTTGCTCGCCCTCGCCGGGATCAGCACCGTCCAGGGTCTGCCGCCCGGGCCGGACGCTCTGGCCCACTTCGGCAAGCTGAGTTTGCCTCTCGCCGCCGTGCTCGCCATGCTCGCCGCCACCTCCGCCGTGGCCCTTCCTGCCGCGTGGCGGGCGCGCTCGCCACGCGCAGCTCTGGCGGGCGGCGGACATCGCGATCCGGTACGGGCGGGCCGAGCCGCCGTGGTGGCCGCGGCATCGACCGTCCTGATCGCCGGAACGATCGCGGCACGGCCGGCGGAGCTGATCCCGCCGGTGCTGCTCACGGCGCAGGCGGATCAGGGTCCGCCGACCGATGCCGGCACCACCGCTGTTCATCCTTTCCGACAGGCGGGAGTATCGCCATGA
- a CDS encoding heavy metal translocating P-type ATPase: protein MRWWTRRREQLLFAATTILLLAGLALAAAGAGAPADLAWTTAAVLGLTYSTVTLIAAARRREPSVDVIAWLALAGALWVGEALAAAVIAVMLATGVLLEARAEARARRELSALVARAPRTARRDTGAGPVEVPVAEVTVGDRLLVGAGEIVPVDGRLLGPAVLDESALTGEPLPVERRAGEDVRSGVVNAGQVFRLTATTTAEASTYAGVLRLVDQAQAQSAPFVRMADRFAVIFVPVTLALAGLAWILAADPVRAVAVLVVATPCPLLLAAPIAIISGISRAARAGVVVKGGGALEQLAAGRVLLFDKTGTLTAGRPVLSDVVTPVTGPISATGVLRLAASVDQSSAHVLAGAIVTAAHDRGLRLSTPERVEERHGHGIAGLVDGHRVHLGKAAAVVPGPLPAWIRQARRRALLDGSLTVFVAVDDVPAGVLLLEDPIRPQAPRMVRALRGAGIGRVVLVTGDRADTAETVGRIVGVDAVRADCDPAGKLAVVRAEQDRAPTIMVGDGINDAPALAAASVGVALAARGATASAEAADVVLTVDRIGALADAILIARRSRRVAGWAVGIGMGLSAVAMLVAAAGYLPPVAGAVLQEGIDVAAIAIALTALIPGRPHAAVIRPADIATAQRLYTEHQEIRPLVERVRTVADALDQPPYDLGPVRTLLDDLEVRLLAHERAEEAELLPIMARALGGTEATSGLSRTHAEIEHQVSRLRRTVDDPIPEDVTDIRRQLYGLYAILRLHNAQEEEGVFSRL from the coding sequence ATGCGGTGGTGGACCCGGCGCCGCGAACAGCTGCTGTTCGCCGCGACCACGATCTTGTTGCTGGCCGGCCTGGCGCTGGCCGCGGCCGGCGCCGGAGCCCCGGCTGACCTCGCGTGGACGACGGCTGCGGTGCTCGGTCTGACCTACTCGACGGTCACCCTGATCGCCGCGGCCCGCCGGCGCGAGCCGAGCGTCGACGTGATCGCCTGGCTGGCCCTGGCCGGCGCGTTGTGGGTGGGGGAGGCGCTGGCCGCCGCGGTGATCGCGGTCATGCTCGCCACCGGCGTGCTGTTGGAGGCGCGCGCCGAAGCCCGCGCCCGCCGGGAACTGAGCGCCCTGGTGGCCCGGGCGCCGCGGACCGCCCGCCGGGACACCGGCGCCGGACCGGTCGAGGTGCCGGTGGCCGAGGTGACCGTCGGAGACCGGCTGCTGGTCGGCGCCGGTGAGATCGTCCCGGTGGACGGGCGACTGCTGGGCCCGGCGGTGCTGGACGAGTCGGCGCTCACCGGGGAGCCGCTCCCGGTGGAGCGCCGGGCCGGAGAGGACGTGCGCAGCGGCGTGGTCAACGCCGGCCAGGTGTTCCGGCTGACCGCCACCACGACCGCGGAGGCCTCCACGTACGCCGGGGTGCTTCGCCTGGTGGATCAGGCACAGGCACAGAGCGCACCGTTCGTACGGATGGCCGATCGGTTTGCGGTGATCTTCGTGCCGGTGACCCTGGCGCTGGCCGGTCTGGCCTGGATCCTGGCCGCCGATCCGGTGCGCGCGGTGGCGGTGCTGGTGGTGGCCACGCCGTGCCCGCTGCTGCTGGCCGCGCCGATCGCGATCATCTCGGGGATCTCCCGGGCCGCGCGTGCGGGCGTCGTGGTCAAGGGCGGCGGCGCGCTGGAACAGCTGGCCGCCGGCCGGGTGCTGCTGTTCGACAAGACCGGGACGCTGACCGCCGGCCGGCCGGTGCTGTCGGACGTGGTCACCCCGGTGACCGGGCCGATATCCGCCACCGGGGTGCTGCGCCTGGCAGCGAGCGTGGACCAGAGCTCGGCGCACGTGCTCGCCGGCGCGATCGTGACCGCCGCCCACGACCGCGGGCTGCGGCTGAGCACGCCGGAGCGGGTCGAGGAGCGGCACGGGCACGGGATCGCCGGGTTGGTCGACGGCCACCGGGTCCACCTGGGCAAGGCGGCCGCCGTGGTGCCCGGTCCGCTGCCGGCCTGGATCCGGCAGGCCCGCCGCCGCGCGCTGCTGGACGGTTCGCTGACGGTGTTCGTGGCGGTCGACGACGTGCCCGCCGGAGTGCTGCTGCTGGAAGACCCGATCCGGCCGCAGGCGCCGCGGATGGTGCGGGCGCTGCGCGGGGCCGGGATCGGCCGGGTGGTGCTGGTGACCGGCGACCGTGCCGACACCGCGGAGACGGTGGGCCGCATCGTCGGCGTCGACGCGGTCCGGGCCGACTGCGATCCGGCCGGCAAACTGGCCGTGGTCCGGGCCGAACAGGACCGGGCACCGACGATCATGGTGGGGGACGGGATCAACGACGCGCCCGCGCTGGCCGCGGCGAGTGTGGGTGTCGCTCTCGCCGCGCGTGGCGCCACCGCGTCGGCGGAGGCGGCCGACGTGGTGCTCACCGTGGACCGGATCGGCGCGCTGGCCGACGCCATCCTGATCGCCCGGCGCAGCCGCCGGGTCGCCGGATGGGCGGTCGGGATCGGCATGGGACTGTCAGCGGTGGCGATGCTGGTGGCGGCGGCCGGCTACCTGCCGCCGGTGGCCGGAGCGGTGCTGCAGGAGGGCATCGACGTGGCCGCCATCGCGATCGCGCTGACCGCGCTGATCCCGGGCCGGCCACACGCCGCGGTGATCAGGCCGGCCGACATCGCTACGGCTCAGCGGTTGTACACCGAGCACCAGGAGATCCGGCCGCTGGTGGAGCGGGTGCGCACCGTCGCAGACGCGCTCGACCAGCCGCCGTACGACCTGGGCCCGGTGCGGACGTTGCTGGACGACCTGGAGGTGCGGTTGCTGGCGCACGAGCGCGCCGAGGAGGCCGAACTGCTGCCGATCATGGCTCGGGCACTGGGCGGCACCGAGGCGACCAGCGGGCTGAGCCGCACCCACGCGGAGATCGAGCACCAGGTCAGCCGGTTGCGCCGAACGGTGGACGACCCGATCCCGGAGGACGTCACCGACATCAGGCGGCAGCTCTACGGGCTGTACGCGATCTTGCGGCTGCACAACGCGCAGGAGGAGGAGGGCGTGTTCAGCCGTCTCTGA
- a CDS encoding adenosine-specific kinase has translation MDIEFAFVNLHKPADANVILGQAHFVKTVEDLFEALAGAGPHLRFGIAFCEASGARLIRHTGNDPELEADACQAAEQIAAGHSFVIMLRGGHPVNVLNAVKAVPEVCTIWCATANPVGVVVATARGHRGVAAVLDGSTPAGIEGDADAAERHALLRDLGYKL, from the coding sequence ATGGACATCGAGTTCGCATTCGTCAACCTGCACAAACCGGCTGACGCCAACGTCATCCTGGGGCAGGCGCACTTCGTCAAGACCGTCGAGGATCTCTTCGAGGCACTTGCCGGCGCCGGACCGCACCTGCGGTTCGGCATAGCCTTCTGCGAGGCGTCCGGCGCCCGCCTGATCCGGCACACCGGCAACGATCCGGAGCTGGAGGCCGACGCCTGCCAGGCCGCGGAGCAGATCGCCGCCGGCCACAGCTTCGTGATCATGTTGCGCGGCGGGCACCCGGTGAACGTGCTCAACGCCGTCAAGGCGGTTCCGGAGGTGTGCACCATCTGGTGCGCCACGGCCAACCCGGTCGGTGTCGTCGTGGCAACGGCCCGCGGCCACCGCGGAGTCGCGGCCGTGCTGGACGGCAGCACGCCGGCCGGCATCGAGGGTGACGCTGACGCCGCCGAGCGCCACGCGCTGCTGCGGGACCTCGGCTACAAGCTCTGA
- a CDS encoding response regulator transcription factor, whose protein sequence is MEKGRPALDRHAPMRDGDDVPATVLVVEDDRELRELVRRYLQRAGHPVHTTGSGAEAIGLLTTGGVDLVVLDLGLPDVDGREVLAAARDGRDVPVVVLTARSGVDDRIEGLRRGADDYVTKPFSPTELVLRIEAVLHRARSGPAESGAVTFGGGRLRLDEARHEAVLDGVPLELTPTEWGLLTALAATPGRVYSRYELINQVRGYEFPGYERTVDSHVKNLRRKLGPGGAEMVATVLGVGYRLGWPRDR, encoded by the coding sequence GTGGAGAAGGGCCGGCCGGCCCTGGACCGGCACGCGCCGATGCGCGACGGTGACGATGTGCCGGCTACCGTCCTGGTCGTCGAGGACGACCGCGAGTTGCGCGAACTGGTCCGCCGCTACCTGCAGCGGGCCGGGCACCCGGTGCACACCACCGGTTCCGGCGCCGAAGCGATCGGGCTGCTCACCACCGGCGGCGTGGACCTGGTCGTGCTCGATCTCGGCCTGCCCGACGTGGACGGCCGCGAGGTGCTGGCCGCCGCCCGGGACGGCCGGGACGTGCCGGTGGTGGTGCTGACCGCGCGCAGCGGTGTCGACGACCGGATCGAGGGTTTGCGGCGCGGCGCCGACGACTACGTGACCAAGCCGTTCTCCCCGACCGAGCTGGTGCTGCGGATCGAGGCGGTGCTGCACCGGGCCCGGTCCGGTCCGGCGGAGTCCGGCGCGGTCACGTTCGGCGGCGGGCGGCTGCGACTGGATGAGGCCCGGCACGAGGCGGTGCTCGACGGCGTGCCACTGGAGTTGACGCCCACCGAGTGGGGACTGCTCACCGCGCTCGCCGCGACGCCGGGCCGGGTGTACTCGCGGTACGAGCTGATCAACCAGGTGCGCGGGTACGAGTTCCCCGGCTACGAGCGGACCGTCGACTCACACGTGAAGAACCTGCGGCGCAAGCTGGGCCCGGGCGGTGCGGAGATGGTGGCGACCGTGCTGGGGGTCGGCTACCGGCTGGGGTGGCCCCGTGACCGGTGA
- a CDS encoding DUF2202 domain-containing protein, producing MKSITRRTATVLVAGALGLGGLAVAAPALAGAGPFAGPAPTSTAGPGMGFGGGMGFGGMGSGGGMGFGAGGCVGANTVAQGTLTPAQKDMLASMAQEEKLAHDLYAAFAARYDAVVFDRVGAAETQHLAVVRTLAQRYDVSDPTANQPAGTFTDSAVQASYDELLKRGEANLAAALAAAQQVERDDIAALTAALGGLTAPDVQRAYTHLLMASQMHLAAFTR from the coding sequence ATGAAGAGCATCACTCGACGGACCGCCACCGTGCTGGTGGCCGGCGCGCTGGGCCTCGGTGGGCTGGCGGTCGCCGCTCCCGCGCTGGCCGGCGCCGGCCCGTTCGCGGGACCGGCACCGACGAGCACGGCCGGCCCCGGCATGGGGTTCGGCGGCGGCATGGGGTTCGGCGGCATGGGCTCCGGTGGCGGGATGGGCTTCGGCGCCGGCGGCTGCGTGGGTGCCAACACCGTGGCGCAGGGCACGCTCACCCCGGCGCAGAAGGACATGCTGGCGTCGATGGCGCAGGAGGAGAAACTTGCCCACGATCTGTACGCGGCCTTCGCCGCCCGCTACGACGCGGTGGTCTTCGACCGGGTCGGTGCGGCCGAGACACAGCATCTGGCCGTGGTCCGGACCCTGGCGCAGCGGTACGACGTGAGCGATCCGACCGCGAACCAGCCGGCCGGTACGTTCACCGACAGCGCCGTCCAGGCCAGCTACGACGAACTGCTCAAGCGGGGTGAGGCGAACCTCGCGGCAGCGCTGGCCGCTGCCCAGCAGGTCGAGCGGGACGACATCGCCGCCCTGACCGCCGCTCTCGGCGGCCTGACCGCCCCGGACGTCCAGCGGGCCTACACGCATCTGCTGATGGCCTCGCAGATGCACCTGGCCGCCTTTACCCGGTGA
- a CDS encoding HAMP domain-containing sensor histidine kinase encodes MTGDHVVPTGPLARRLLAAFLLVALSSVAVLTVAALVATDRGLASAEQRHRQQVADRVAVVAAEAYARSGGWERADLSAASAVAAAAGARLFVVGAGGGGMGAAMGRMHPGAAVEAPVMVDGTGVGAVRLAFPAGGTGGRTVAWSWIAGAAAAALLTAVLVSGYVTRRLTRPLVLLAATARRFAAGEHSARVRLAAPGELGEVARTFDTMADEVVRAETVRRRLAADVAHELRTPLAGLQAGLEELRDGLRAADPARLATLHDQALRLGRIVQDLADLSAAESAALALHPVDTDLAQVARAALAAQRPRLDAAGLTVTARLDTPAPVRGDPDRLHQAVANLLANAARYCRPGDRVRLETRVEAGTAVVEVADTGPGIPAEELPHAFERLWRGRNAARVAGSGIGLAVVRELIAAHGGSVGIDSPAAGGVTVTLRLPSG; translated from the coding sequence GTGACCGGTGACCACGTGGTGCCGACCGGCCCGCTCGCCCGGCGGCTGCTGGCCGCGTTCCTGCTGGTGGCGCTCTCCTCGGTGGCGGTGCTCACGGTGGCCGCGCTGGTCGCCACCGACCGGGGCCTGGCCAGCGCCGAACAGCGCCACCGGCAACAGGTCGCGGATCGGGTCGCGGTGGTGGCGGCCGAGGCGTACGCGCGATCGGGCGGCTGGGAGCGAGCTGACCTCTCCGCGGCCTCGGCGGTGGCCGCCGCGGCAGGAGCCCGGTTGTTCGTCGTCGGCGCCGGGGGCGGCGGCATGGGGGCGGCCATGGGACGGATGCACCCCGGTGCCGCGGTCGAGGCGCCGGTGATGGTGGACGGCACGGGCGTCGGAGCCGTCCGGCTGGCCTTCCCGGCGGGCGGGACGGGTGGGCGTACCGTCGCCTGGTCCTGGATCGCCGGAGCGGCGGCAGCCGCGCTGCTCACCGCGGTGCTCGTCAGCGGTTACGTGACCCGCCGGCTGACCCGGCCGCTGGTGCTCCTGGCCGCGACAGCCCGCCGGTTCGCCGCGGGTGAGCACAGCGCCCGGGTCCGGCTGGCTGCCCCGGGTGAGCTGGGTGAGGTGGCCCGCACGTTCGACACGATGGCCGACGAGGTGGTCCGGGCCGAGACCGTGCGCCGCCGGCTGGCCGCCGACGTGGCGCACGAGCTGCGCACCCCGCTCGCCGGGCTGCAGGCCGGGCTGGAGGAGTTACGGGACGGGCTGCGCGCGGCCGACCCGGCCCGGCTGGCCACGCTGCACGACCAAGCGCTGCGGCTCGGCCGGATCGTGCAGGACCTCGCCGATCTGTCCGCCGCCGAGTCGGCCGCGCTCGCACTGCACCCGGTCGACACCGACCTGGCCCAGGTCGCCAGGGCCGCGCTCGCCGCCCAGCGCCCCCGGCTGGACGCCGCCGGGCTCACCGTCACCGCGCGGCTGGACACCCCGGCGCCGGTCCGCGGCGATCCCGACCGGCTGCACCAGGCGGTGGCCAACCTTCTCGCCAACGCCGCCCGCTACTGCCGGCCGGGTGACCGCGTCCGCCTCGAGACCCGGGTGGAGGCGGGCACCGCGGTGGTCGAGGTCGCCGACACCGGCCCGGGCATCCCGGCCGAGGAGTTGCCGCACGCCTTCGAGCGGCTGTGGCGGGGGCGAAACGCCGCGCGGGTCGCCGGTTCCGGCATCGGGTTGGCCGTGGTCCGGGAACTGATCGCCGCGCACGGCGGCAGCGTCGGCATCGACTCCCCGGCCGCCGGTGGGGTCACCGTCACGCTCCGCCTGCCGTCTGGTTGA